In Nerophis lumbriciformis linkage group LG04, RoL_Nlum_v2.1, whole genome shotgun sequence, a single window of DNA contains:
- the LOC133603971 gene encoding semaphorin-7A isoform X2, whose protein sequence is MECDNFITVIEKVNDTFIVCGTNAGSPRCWMLVNDTVLTDVQGVGQIASPSDISPPYPSQRSISLPADGSLYSAMSSVGGHAGSIRRTFGPQKLLKTENVWLLNPQFAGAAIIPASLKYKEEIYFFFSEFNKTARVDEEPYRARIGRICMVDEGGIKALLADSWTTFLKARVMCGAGNTQQQYNNMKHAVVLTAKDKRAGVMYGLFSNAWGRSVICAYSIEDIDQAFSTSKLKGYSSSFIGSRPGMCVRKNSTAGGPNDIKNLGVIRYHPEIEDVIRPVGVAPLDLPTDDQITHTVADIVLAVNEEHYSVLYLGTEQGKVHKVLHSSEGVFIISQYSMFRNEGPVLNMAIDPQKGHLYVATAMEVQRLPLADCGRYGDTCRECILSRDPYCGWDKNRRRCIAIPAGYNVTTGTLVQNLDQSNSSVCGEAAALKLRRTSPREVVVQSNTSIFLPCPVRSFLATYRWEKDNCVKNYPCLFSGDFCVLGPAVDTPLKEGIFRCMATEDGFKVEVISFKLVNHGGLLAASLASTLGLSLVLAMATLWLH, encoded by the exons ATGGAGTGTGATAATTTCATCACAGTCATTGAGAAAGTCAACGACACCTTCATCGTGTGTGGGACAAATGCTGGGAGTCCTCGCTGCTGGATGCTG GTTAACGACACAGTGCTGACCGACGTCCAGGGAGTCGGACAAATCGCATCGCCCTCTGACATCTCCCCACCTTACCCCTCGCAGAGGTCCATCAGCCTGCCCGCAG ATGGAAGTCTGTATTCCGCCATGTCATCAGTGGGAGGCCACGCTGGTTCTATCCGCCGTACGTTCGGACCCCAGAAACTCCTGAAGACAGAAAACGTTTGGCTGCTGA ATCCGCAGTTTGCTGGGGCCGCCATCATCCCTGCCTCCCTAAAATACAAGGAGGAAATCTACTTCTTCTTCAGTGAGTTCAACAAGACAGCCCGAGTGGACGAGGAGCCGTACAGGGCCCGCATCGGCCGGATCTGCATG GTGGACGAGGGCGGGATCAAGGCTCTGTTGGCCGACTCGTGGACCACCTTCCTGAAGGCACGGGTCATGTGCGGCGCCGGAAACACTCAGCAGCAGTACAACAACATGAAGCATGCGGTGGTACTGACAGCCAAGGACAAGCGGGCCGGTGTCATGTACGGCCTGTTTTCTAACGCGTG GGGCAGAAGTGTGATTTGTGCCTATTCCATAGAAGACATTGACCAGGCCTTCTCCACATCCAAACTTAAGGGCTACAGCAGCTCCTTCATTGGCAGTCGTCCTGGGATG TGTGTCCGTAAAAACTCCACGGCGGGCGGTCCCAACGACATAAAAAACCTGGGTGTGATCCGGTACCATCCGGAGATTGAGGACGTGATTCGACCCGTAGGCGTGGCTCCGCTCGACCTCCCGACGGATGACCAAATCACGCACACGGTGGCAGACATTGTCCTCGCCGTCAACGAAGAGCACTACAGCGTCCTTTACCTCGGAACAG AACAAGGAAAAGTCCACAAAGTTCTTCACAGCAGCGAGGGTGTCTTCATCATCTCTCAGTACTCCATGTTTCGTAACGAGGGGCCCGTCCTGAACATGGCCATTGACCCCCAAAAG GGACACTTGTACGTTGCCACGGCGATGGAGGTCCAGCGGCTGCCACTGGCCGACTGCGGTCGCTATGGCGACACATGCAGGGAGTGCATCCTCTCCAGGGACCCGTATTGCGGGTGGGACAAGAACAGGAGGCGGTGCATCGCCATCCCGGCAGGCTACAACGTCACGACTGG GACACTCGTTCAGAATCTGGACCAATCCAACTCGTCGGTTTGCGGGGAAGCTGCTG CCCTGAAGCTGCGCCGCACCTCCCCAAGAGAAGTGGTGGTACAGTCAAACACCTCCATCTTCCTGCCGTGTCCCGTGCGCTCCTTCCTTGCCACGTACCGCTGGGAGAAGGACAACTGTGTCAAGAACTACCCCTGCCTTTTCTCGGGCGACTTCTGTGTCCTTGGGCCAGCGGTGGACACGCCCCTTAAGGAGGGCATCTTCCGCTGCATGGCTACCGAGGACGGATTCAAGGTGGAGGTCATCTCCTTCAAGCTGGTGAACCACGGCGGGCTCCTGGCCGCCTCCCTCGCCTCCACCTTGGGGTTGTCACTCGTGCTCGCCATGGCCACCCTTTGGCTTCATTAA